Genomic DNA from Streptacidiphilus rugosus AM-16:
TACGGGGTCGAGTACTACGAGCGCGCCTTCTCGGCGATCAAGAAGGACTTCCCGCAGCTAGTGATCCACTCCCTCGGCGCGTCCGAGGTCGAGCACATGTCGCGGATCTCCGGCGTCAGCGCCGAGGAGGCGATCCGCCGGATCCACGCCGCCGGGCTCGACTCCTTCGCCGGTGCGGGGGCGGAGCTGCTGCCGGAGCGGCCGCGCAAGGTGATCGCCCCGCTCAAGGAGTCGGGCGAGCGCTGGCTGGAGATCATGGAGCTGGCGCACAACCTGGGCGTCGAGTCGACCTCCACCATGCTGATGGGCACGGGCGAGACCAACGCCGAGCGGATCGAGCACCTGCGGATGATCCGCGACGTGCAGGACCGCACGGGCGGCTTCCGTGCCTTCATCCCGTACACCTACCAGCCAGAGAACAACCACCTGAAGGGCCGGACGCAGGCGACGCTCTTCGAGTACCTGCGGCTGATCGCGGTGGCGCGTCTCTTCCTCGACAACGTCGCCCACATCCAGGGCTCCTGGCTGACCGTCGGCAAGGAGATGGGGCAGCTGTCGCTGCACTACGGCGCGGACGACCTGGGCTCGGTCATGCTGGAGGAGAACGTCGTCTCCTCGGCGGGCGCGAAGCACCGCTCGAACCGGATGGAGCTGATCAACCTGATCCGCGCCGCCGGCCGCGTCCCCGCGCAGCGGGCGACCACCTACGAGCACCTGGTCGTCCACGACGACCCGGCCCATGACCCGGTGGATGACCACGTCTTCTCGCACATCGCCTCGACGGCGATCGAGGGGGGCACGGCGCACCCGGAGCTGAAGCTGCTCAGCCCGACCAACTGACCCCTCGATGCTCACCATTCACACCGGCGCCGGTACGGGCACGTCCACCGCTGTCGCCGTCGAGCGGGACCGGATCGTCGCCGTGGCGTCCGGTGACGCGGACGTCAGCGCGCTGCGCGCGGCCTACCCCGGCGCGCGTGTGCGCGAATGGCCGGGGGAGCTGCGGGCGGGGCTCCGGTGGGAGGGCGCACTGCCGGCCGCGCCCAGCCCGCGCGAGCGGGTGCACGCACTGCTGCTGCGCGGGGTGACCGCGCTGGCCGCCGACGCGCTGGACGACGATCCGGCGCTCGGACCGGCGGCGGCACGGGTCGGGCTGCCCTTCGGGTCCCCCGCCCCGCTCACCGTGGGCGCGCGGGCGGACTTCGCCGTCTTCCCGATGTCCTCGGAGGACCCGGATGCGGCCGTGGGCGCGGACGGCGTGTGCCTGGCCACAGTCCTCGGGGGCCGTCTCGTGCACCGCCGCGCATGACGCGAACGCACACCCGGGCAGCAGAAAAGCGGCAGCACGCCGAGGGGGCGCTGCCGAGCGCAGTGGAGAAGCAGAGGAGAATGACCGCGTGACCCGAGCCTCCCTGGACAAGCAGCCGCACGAGGTCGCCTCGATGTTCGACGACGTCGCGGCGAAGTACGACCTCACCAACGACGTTCTCCTCGCTCGGCCAGGCCCGCCTGTGGCGGCGTGCCGTCGCGCGGGCCGTGGACGCCGGCCGGGGCAGCGGGTGCTGGACTGGCCGCCGGGACGGCGACGTCCTCGCTTCCGTTCGCCGAGGCCGGCGCGCGGGTCGTGCCGTGCGA
This window encodes:
- the mqnC gene encoding cyclic dehypoxanthinyl futalosine synthase gives rise to the protein MTTPAAETESLQAVLDRAAAGGRISAEEALELYRHAPLHALGAAADAARRRRYAGTEHIATYIIERNINYTNVCVTACKFCAFYAAPKDTEKGWSRDLDEILRRCAETVELGGTQIMFQGGHHPDYGVEYYERAFSAIKKDFPQLVIHSLGASEVEHMSRISGVSAEEAIRRIHAAGLDSFAGAGAELLPERPRKVIAPLKESGERWLEIMELAHNLGVESTSTMLMGTGETNAERIEHLRMIRDVQDRTGGFRAFIPYTYQPENNHLKGRTQATLFEYLRLIAVARLFLDNVAHIQGSWLTVGKEMGQLSLHYGADDLGSVMLEENVVSSAGAKHRSNRMELINLIRAAGRVPAQRATTYEHLVVHDDPAHDPVDDHVFSHIASTAIEGGTAHPELKLLSPTN